A single window of Hymenobacter sp. APR13 DNA harbors:
- a CDS encoding efflux RND transporter periplasmic adaptor subunit, whose amino-acid sequence MLSRFPFRWLLLLPLTAATLAGCGADSAAESTTATEAPLSLPVVQLSARDTVLSREYVADVQATRNVELRARVRGFLEKIYVDEGQKVRQGQALFHLNDAEYKTRLARTQATLNNALAQARVASLELDRVRMLTQKNIISKTELDVAQAKLTAARSTVEEARSAASNAALMLSYTTIRAPFDGVVNRELLKVGSLIDDGTLLTTVSDTRAVFAYFNVSEAEYLEYMKTRRQDSARRTNQVRLVLADGTLYAPTGQIETVESQFQAGTGAIAFRARFANPERLLKHGATGKVRLANTVTDALLVPQKAVFEQQDKNYVYVVDAQGQVRQRNFVPQSRLDAFYVVDSGLKAGERIVCEGVQDLRDGSRITPRPVTLASLTTAL is encoded by the coding sequence ATGCTTTCTCGATTTCCTTTCCGCTGGCTGCTGCTGTTACCGTTAACCGCTGCCACCCTAGCTGGCTGCGGCGCCGACAGCGCGGCCGAATCTACCACCGCCACGGAAGCGCCGCTTTCCCTGCCCGTAGTGCAGCTTTCGGCCCGCGACACGGTGCTCAGCCGCGAGTACGTGGCCGATGTGCAGGCCACCCGCAATGTGGAGCTGCGGGCGCGGGTGCGGGGCTTTCTGGAGAAGATTTACGTGGATGAGGGCCAGAAAGTCCGCCAGGGCCAGGCCCTGTTCCACCTCAACGACGCCGAGTACAAAACCCGGCTGGCGCGCACCCAGGCCACGCTCAACAACGCCCTGGCCCAGGCCCGGGTGGCCAGCCTGGAGCTGGACCGGGTGCGGATGCTGACCCAGAAGAACATCATCTCCAAAACCGAGCTGGACGTGGCCCAGGCTAAGCTCACGGCCGCCCGCTCCACGGTGGAGGAAGCCCGTTCGGCGGCCTCCAACGCCGCCCTCATGCTCAGCTACACCACCATCCGCGCCCCGTTTGACGGCGTGGTGAACCGGGAGCTGCTGAAGGTAGGCAGCCTCATCGACGACGGCACGCTGCTGACCACCGTGTCGGACACGCGGGCCGTGTTTGCCTACTTCAACGTGTCGGAGGCGGAGTATCTGGAGTACATGAAAACGCGCCGGCAGGACTCGGCCCGCCGTACCAACCAGGTGCGGCTGGTGCTGGCCGACGGCACGCTCTACGCCCCCACCGGCCAGATCGAGACGGTGGAAAGCCAGTTTCAGGCCGGCACCGGGGCCATTGCCTTCCGGGCCCGCTTCGCCAACCCCGAGCGGCTGCTCAAGCACGGGGCCACCGGCAAGGTGCGCCTGGCCAACACCGTGACCGACGCGCTGCTCGTGCCCCAGAAGGCCGTGTTCGAGCAGCAGGACAAGAACTACGTGTACGTGGTGGATGCCCAGGGTCAGGTGCGCCAGCGCAACTTCGTGCCCCAGAGCCGCCTCGACGCCTTTTACGTGGTGGATAGCGGCCTGAAAGCCGGGGAGCGGATTGTGTGCGAAGGCGTGCAGGATCTGCGCGACGGCTCCCGTATCACGCCCCGCCCGGTGACCCTCGCCAGCCTGACCACCGCTTTGTAG
- a CDS encoding efflux RND transporter permease subunit, translated as MFSIFIRRPVLSLVISLFITLLGVGALFTLPVTQFPDIVPPSVTVRAKYNGANAEVSAKAVATPLERAINGVPGMTYMNTVTTNNGTTLVEVFFEVGTDPDLAAVAVQNRVTTILDELPQEVIKAGVVTEKEVNSMLLYLNIVSDDPTADEQFIYNFADINILQELKRIKGVGLAEIQGSREYAMRVWLKPDRMLAYRVGADEIVEAIQTQSVEAAPGRTGESSGRSAQVLQYVLRYTGKLFEPEQYRNIVIRAEADGSVLRLKDVADVEFGVQTYRMLSKSNGKPSAAILLKQLPGSNASDVIAQVKARMAELKATSFPPGMTYNISYDVSRFLDASIHEVVRTLFEAFLLVFVIVYLFLQDWRSTLIPALAVPVALIGTLFFMQLLGFSINLLTLFALVLAIGIVVDNAIVVVEAVHAKMHEKHLSAMDATLEAMGKISGAIVAITLVMSAVFIPVSFMSGPVGVFYRQFSLTLAISIVISGLNALTLTPALCALLLKEPTPDAERTGLLGRFFAGFNSRYERFADGYQRLVRVVASRRLVTVALLLFFFAATWGVNSVLPTGFIPSEDQGMVYINVTSPPGATMERTQQVLQEVQRVAQTLKPVESVSTLAGYSLMNDVSGASYGMGMINLKSWDERKESVTELMAQLRTKTRHITGAQVQFFTPPTVPGFGNAGGFDLRVLDRTGRGDLRRTDEVTDRFIKALNNTPAIENTFSGFDPTFPQYLIHLDADLAAKKGVTVASAMGTLQTLMGANYAASFIRFGQMYKVMVQALPGYRTKPEDLLKLYVKNNRGEMVPYSTFVRLERVYGPEQFTRYNMYTSATLNGDTAPGYSSGDAIKTIESVAAKELPRGYTFEWSGMTREQIISGNQALYVFGIVLVFVYLLLAAQYESFLLPLPVLLSLPTGIFGAFLALKLLGLENNIYAQVSLVMLIGLLGKNAILIIEFAVQRQQEGLSVLDAAVEGARSRLRPILMTSFAFVAGLIPLCIATGAGAMGNRSIGTAAAGGMLIGTLFGVVLIPGLYVLFARDKKPAQPVAEPTAHPVPAAHPEPAHAAA; from the coding sequence ATGTTTTCTATCTTCATCAGACGGCCGGTTTTGTCGCTGGTTATTTCGCTGTTTATCACCCTGCTGGGCGTGGGCGCGCTGTTTACGCTGCCCGTCACGCAGTTCCCCGACATCGTGCCGCCTTCCGTGACGGTGCGGGCCAAATACAACGGGGCCAACGCCGAGGTATCGGCCAAGGCCGTGGCCACGCCGCTGGAGCGGGCTATCAACGGGGTGCCGGGCATGACCTACATGAACACCGTGACCACCAACAACGGCACCACCCTGGTGGAGGTGTTCTTCGAGGTGGGCACCGACCCCGACCTGGCCGCCGTGGCCGTGCAGAACCGCGTCACCACCATTCTCGACGAGCTGCCCCAGGAGGTGATTAAGGCCGGGGTGGTGACCGAGAAGGAAGTGAACAGCATGCTGCTGTACCTGAACATCGTCAGCGACGACCCCACGGCCGACGAGCAGTTCATCTACAACTTCGCCGACATCAACATTCTGCAGGAGCTCAAGCGCATCAAGGGCGTGGGCCTGGCCGAAATCCAGGGCAGCCGCGAGTACGCTATGCGCGTGTGGCTCAAGCCCGACCGGATGCTGGCCTACCGCGTGGGCGCCGACGAGATTGTGGAGGCCATCCAGACCCAGAGCGTGGAAGCGGCCCCCGGCCGCACCGGCGAAAGCTCGGGCCGCTCGGCCCAGGTGCTGCAATACGTGCTGCGCTACACGGGTAAGCTGTTCGAGCCCGAGCAGTACCGCAACATCGTCATCCGGGCCGAAGCCGACGGCTCGGTGCTGCGCCTCAAGGACGTGGCCGACGTGGAGTTTGGGGTGCAGACCTACCGGATGCTGTCCAAGAGCAACGGCAAGCCCTCGGCCGCCATCCTGCTCAAGCAGCTGCCCGGCTCCAACGCCTCCGACGTCATTGCGCAGGTAAAAGCCCGCATGGCCGAGCTGAAAGCCACCAGCTTCCCGCCCGGCATGACCTACAACATTAGCTACGACGTGTCGCGCTTCCTCGACGCGAGTATTCACGAGGTGGTACGCACCTTGTTCGAGGCGTTTTTGCTGGTGTTCGTAATTGTGTACCTGTTTTTGCAGGACTGGCGCTCCACGCTGATTCCGGCGCTGGCCGTGCCGGTGGCCCTCATCGGCACCCTGTTTTTCATGCAGCTGCTGGGCTTCAGTATCAACCTGCTCACGCTGTTTGCGCTGGTGCTGGCCATCGGCATTGTGGTCGATAACGCCATTGTGGTGGTGGAAGCCGTGCACGCCAAAATGCACGAAAAGCACCTTTCGGCCATGGACGCTACGCTGGAAGCCATGGGCAAAATCAGCGGGGCCATTGTGGCCATCACGCTGGTGATGTCGGCGGTGTTTATTCCGGTGTCGTTTATGAGCGGGCCGGTGGGCGTATTCTACCGCCAGTTTTCGCTCACGCTGGCCATTTCCATCGTCATTTCGGGCTTGAACGCCCTCACGCTCACGCCGGCGCTGTGCGCGCTGCTGCTCAAGGAGCCCACCCCCGACGCCGAGCGCACCGGCCTGCTGGGCCGTTTCTTCGCCGGCTTCAATAGCCGCTACGAGCGGTTTGCCGACGGCTACCAGCGTTTGGTGCGCGTGGTGGCCAGCCGCCGGCTGGTGACGGTGGCGCTGCTGCTGTTCTTCTTCGCGGCCACCTGGGGCGTTAATTCGGTGCTGCCCACCGGCTTTATTCCGAGCGAAGACCAGGGCATGGTGTACATCAACGTGACCTCGCCGCCCGGCGCCACCATGGAGCGCACCCAGCAGGTATTGCAGGAAGTGCAGCGCGTGGCCCAGACCCTGAAGCCCGTGGAATCGGTATCGACGCTGGCCGGCTACTCGCTGATGAACGACGTGTCGGGGGCCAGCTACGGCATGGGCATGATCAACCTGAAAAGCTGGGACGAGCGTAAGGAATCCGTGACCGAGCTGATGGCCCAGCTGCGGACCAAAACCAGGCACATCACCGGGGCGCAGGTGCAGTTTTTTACCCCGCCCACGGTGCCCGGTTTCGGCAACGCCGGCGGCTTCGATTTGCGGGTGCTGGACCGCACCGGCCGCGGCGACCTGCGCCGCACCGACGAGGTGACGGACCGCTTCATCAAGGCCCTCAACAACACGCCGGCCATCGAAAACACCTTTTCCGGCTTCGACCCCACCTTCCCGCAGTACCTCATTCACCTGGATGCCGACCTGGCCGCCAAGAAGGGCGTGACCGTGGCCAGCGCCATGGGCACGCTGCAAACCCTGATGGGCGCCAACTACGCCGCCAGCTTTATCCGCTTCGGGCAGATGTATAAGGTGATGGTGCAGGCCCTGCCCGGCTACCGCACCAAGCCCGAGGACTTGCTGAAGCTCTACGTGAAAAACAACCGGGGCGAGATGGTGCCCTACTCCACGTTCGTGCGCCTGGAGCGGGTGTACGGCCCCGAGCAGTTCACGCGCTACAACATGTACACCTCGGCCACCCTCAACGGCGACACCGCCCCCGGCTACTCGTCCGGCGACGCCATCAAAACCATTGAGTCCGTGGCGGCCAAAGAGCTGCCGCGCGGCTACACCTTCGAGTGGAGCGGCATGACCCGGGAGCAGATCATCTCCGGCAACCAGGCGCTCTACGTGTTCGGCATCGTGCTGGTGTTCGTGTATCTGCTGCTGGCGGCCCAGTACGAGAGTTTCCTGCTGCCGCTGCCGGTGCTGCTGAGCTTGCCCACCGGCATCTTCGGCGCGTTTCTGGCGCTCAAGCTGCTGGGGCTGGAAAACAACATCTACGCCCAGGTTTCCCTGGTGATGCTGATTGGTTTGCTGGGAAAAAACGCAATTCTCATCATTGAATTCGCGGTGCAGCGGCAGCAGGAAGGCCTGTCGGTGCTGGACGCGGCCGTGGAGGGCGCCCGCTCCCGCCTGCGCCCCATCCTGATGACCTCCTTCGCCTTCGTGGCCGGCCTGATTCCGCTGTGCATTGCCACGGGCGCGGGCGCCATGGGCAACCGCAGCATCGGCACGGCGGCGGCGGGCGGCATGCTCATCGGCACTTTGTTCGGAGTGGTGCTGATTCCGGGCCTGTACGTGCTGTTTGCCCGCGACAAAAAGCCCGCCCAGCCCGTTGCCGAGCCCACGGCTCATCCCGTTCCCGCCGCCCACCCCGAGCCCGCCCACGCGGCCGCCTAA
- a CDS encoding TolC family protein, which produces MTLFRPSLAGLFSKGEETSAQANRPFKRLFGLLTLAALGSCQTIQPVLTPRATAVPATFGAAGASPATDSASIAAQPWQQFFADPNLIGLLDTALRANPDLLIAVQRVEVARASVQAARGALLPAVNGVAAASADRFATLSGTGYNATNDGRQLPTVAPDYFLGLRSTWEIDLWGKLRSRRRAALARMLATEQGRRLVQTALVAQVARLYYELLTLDSQLDVLGKNERLQNRALEIVKLQKLGGRATELAVQQFTAQLLRTRSGEVEVQQRILATENQLNRLLGRYPQPITRGLPIQQQPLPAALSAGLPAELLLRRPDVQQAELALLATKADVAAARAAFLPSFTLSPYVGLNAYKASLLLSTPGSLAYGLLAGVSAPLFNRNVLRAEYTQSAARQRIAYFEYQRSIQTGFEEVTTSLRGLHNYQRVYALQQQEVAALTKAVDISNDLYTASYATYLEVITAQRSALEAELNLTTTRREQFLQLIDLYRALGGGAPVTTTNPAAVR; this is translated from the coding sequence ATGACTCTGTTCCGCCCTTCACTTGCCGGCCTGTTCTCTAAAGGAGAGGAGACATCAGCACAAGCCAACCGGCCTTTCAAACGCTTATTCGGACTGCTCACGCTGGCGGCCCTGGGCAGTTGCCAGACCATACAGCCGGTGCTCACGCCCCGCGCCACGGCCGTGCCGGCCACCTTCGGCGCGGCAGGCGCTTCCCCCGCCACCGATTCCGCGTCCATTGCCGCCCAGCCCTGGCAGCAGTTCTTTGCGGACCCCAACCTGATTGGGCTGCTTGATACGGCCCTGCGCGCCAACCCCGATTTGCTGATTGCCGTGCAGCGGGTGGAAGTGGCCCGCGCCAGTGTACAGGCGGCCCGGGGCGCGCTGCTGCCGGCCGTCAACGGCGTGGCCGCCGCCAGCGCCGACCGGTTTGCCACCCTCAGCGGCACCGGCTACAACGCCACCAACGACGGCCGCCAGCTGCCCACCGTCGCCCCCGACTACTTCCTGGGGCTGCGCAGTACCTGGGAAATTGATTTGTGGGGCAAGCTGCGCAGCCGCCGCCGGGCCGCCTTGGCCCGGATGCTGGCCACGGAGCAGGGCCGCCGGCTGGTGCAAACTGCGCTGGTAGCCCAGGTGGCCCGCCTCTACTACGAGCTGCTGACGCTGGACAGCCAGCTGGACGTGCTGGGCAAAAACGAGCGGCTGCAGAATCGGGCCCTCGAAATCGTGAAGCTGCAGAAGCTGGGCGGCCGGGCCACCGAGCTGGCCGTGCAGCAGTTCACGGCCCAGCTGCTGCGCACCCGCAGCGGCGAGGTGGAAGTGCAGCAGCGCATCCTGGCCACCGAAAACCAGCTCAACCGCCTGTTGGGCCGCTATCCGCAGCCCATTACCCGGGGCCTGCCCATCCAGCAGCAGCCATTGCCCGCGGCCCTTTCGGCGGGGCTGCCGGCCGAGCTGCTGCTGCGCCGCCCCGACGTGCAGCAGGCCGAGCTGGCGCTGTTGGCCACCAAGGCCGACGTGGCCGCCGCCCGGGCCGCCTTCCTGCCCTCGTTCACCTTGTCGCCGTACGTGGGGCTGAACGCCTATAAAGCCTCCCTGCTGCTGAGCACGCCCGGCTCGCTGGCCTACGGGCTGCTGGCCGGCGTATCGGCCCCGCTCTTCAACCGCAACGTGCTGCGGGCCGAGTACACCCAGTCGGCCGCGCGGCAGCGCATTGCCTACTTCGAGTACCAGCGCAGCATCCAGACCGGGTTTGAGGAAGTGACCACCAGCCTGCGGGGCCTGCATAACTACCAGCGCGTGTACGCCCTGCAGCAGCAGGAAGTGGCCGCCCTGACCAAGGCCGTGGACATTTCCAACGACCTCTATACGGCCAGCTACGCCACCTACCTGGAAGTCATCACCGCCCAGCGCAGCGCCCTGGAAGCCGAGCTGAACCTGACCACCACCCGCCGCGAGCAGTTCCTGCAGCTCATCGACCTGTACCGCGCCCTGGGCGGCGGGGCCCCGGTGACCACCACGAACCCGGCGGCTGTGCGCTGA
- a CDS encoding mechanosensitive ion channel family protein — MDFSLAWQKLNQIGRDLMLALPNIVFGLVTFVVFMLLARGARALVQRVTSSRSSSQSLVRLLSRLSYVGMLILGVLVTVTIILPGFTPASLVSALGVGGIAIGFAFKDIFQNFLAGVLLLLTEPFKIGDQIKYKEFEGTVEDIQTRATAIKTYDGRRVIIPNAELFTNAVTVNTAYDKRRLQYDVGIGYGDDIAQARALMLEAMREVEGVMTDPAPEALVMDLAGSSVNIRARWWVDPPRQADVLDAQDRVLEAIKNKLTAHGIDLPFPTQQILLHDQTEATDGNRRLQREGWPAGPGDVPSARADLPAAHPEPATDEQQPAKE; from the coding sequence ATGGATTTCTCGCTTGCCTGGCAGAAGCTCAACCAGATTGGCCGCGACCTGATGCTGGCCCTGCCCAACATCGTCTTTGGCCTGGTCACGTTTGTGGTGTTTATGCTGCTGGCCCGCGGCGCGCGCGCGCTGGTGCAGCGCGTGACCAGTAGCCGCAGCAGCAGCCAGAGTCTGGTGCGCCTGCTCAGCCGCCTCTCCTACGTGGGCATGCTCATTCTGGGCGTGCTCGTGACCGTGACCATCATTCTGCCCGGCTTCACGCCCGCCAGCCTGGTCAGCGCGCTGGGGGTGGGCGGCATTGCCATCGGCTTCGCCTTCAAGGACATCTTCCAGAACTTTCTGGCCGGCGTGCTGCTGCTGCTCACCGAGCCGTTCAAGATCGGTGACCAGATCAAGTACAAGGAATTTGAGGGCACCGTGGAGGACATCCAGACCCGGGCCACGGCCATCAAAACCTACGACGGGCGCCGCGTTATCATCCCCAACGCCGAGCTGTTCACCAACGCCGTGACCGTGAACACGGCCTACGACAAGCGCCGCCTGCAGTACGACGTGGGCATCGGCTACGGCGACGACATTGCCCAGGCCCGGGCCCTGATGCTGGAGGCCATGCGCGAGGTGGAAGGCGTCATGACCGACCCCGCACCCGAAGCGCTGGTGATGGATTTGGCCGGCAGCTCGGTGAACATCCGGGCGCGCTGGTGGGTGGACCCGCCCCGCCAGGCCGACGTGCTCGACGCCCAGGACCGGGTGCTGGAAGCCATCAAAAACAAGCTCACCGCCCACGGCATCGACCTGCCCTTCCCCACCCAGCAGATTCTGCTGCACGACCAGACCGAAGCCACCGACGGCAACCGCCGGCTGCAGCGCGAGGGCTGGCCCGCCGGCCCGGGCGACGTGCCGTCGGCCCGCGCTGACCTGCCCGCCGCCCACCCGGAGCCGGCCACCGACGAGCAGCAGCCCGCCAAGGAGTAA
- a CDS encoding DUF421 domain-containing protein, producing MDQVFFTSWTSIARTLVVGLAAYAGLMVLLRISGKRTLTKMNAFDLVVTVALGSTLATVLLTKSVALADGLTAFGLLILLQYSITWLSVRSKTVSRLVKSEPTLLVYQGQFLGAALRAERLTEDEVLAGLRAQGVTSVADAAAVVLENSGELTVLRQTAPGPQSVLRSVPGPHQPQ from the coding sequence ATGGATCAGGTTTTCTTCACATCCTGGACCAGCATTGCCCGCACGCTGGTGGTGGGGCTGGCCGCCTACGCCGGGCTGATGGTGCTGCTGCGCATCTCCGGCAAGCGCACCCTTACCAAGATGAACGCCTTCGACCTGGTGGTGACCGTGGCGCTGGGCTCCACCCTGGCCACGGTGCTGCTCACCAAAAGCGTGGCGCTGGCCGACGGCCTGACCGCCTTTGGGTTGCTAATTCTGCTGCAGTACAGTATCACCTGGCTGTCGGTGCGCTCCAAAACGGTTAGTCGGCTGGTGAAGTCCGAGCCGACGTTGCTGGTGTATCAGGGGCAGTTTCTGGGGGCAGCCCTGCGGGCCGAGCGCCTTACCGAAGACGAGGTGCTGGCCGGGCTGCGGGCGCAGGGAGTGACCTCGGTGGCAGATGCCGCCGCCGTGGTGCTGGAAAACAGCGGCGAGCTTACGGTGCTCAGGCAAACCGCGCCGGGCCCGCAGTCGGTGCTGCGCAGCGTGCCGGGGCCGCACCAGCCGCAGTAA
- a CDS encoding DUF2254 domain-containing protein: MNRLRALWQNLNASLWFVPTLMVAGSLVLAFGLVLAEPFLDHDQLAKYPLLFGAGADGARGMLTAIAGSMITVAGLIFSLTLSTLAQVSSQYTSRVLRNFMRDRTNQLILGFFVSIFAYCLIVLRTIRGGDEGRFIPSLAVGAGLVLALLSIGVLIFFIHHMASSIQAANIIRNASQETEAAITRLFPEALGGQASAAEARQLLEQAGELRWQPVPARATGYVQSISEDSLLALARELQGVVRLEHGIGGFVARGAALVSVARYGAHPAPLPDELTGQINQLFSLGNQRTIEQDASFGLRQIVDIALKALSPGINDTTTAIICVDHLGALLALLADRQLPEPLRVADRQVRVVAVRPSFEKMVATALDQIRISAEANLGVYLRLLTALATVAQRTDHPERRAALRQQADLVMAAAERTLSTDYERQQVRERRADLLLG; encoded by the coding sequence ATGAACCGACTACGCGCCCTGTGGCAGAATCTGAATGCCAGCCTGTGGTTTGTGCCCACGCTGATGGTGGCCGGCAGCCTGGTGCTGGCCTTCGGGCTGGTGCTGGCCGAGCCGTTTCTCGACCACGACCAGCTGGCCAAGTATCCTTTGCTGTTCGGGGCCGGGGCCGACGGCGCCCGCGGCATGCTCACGGCCATTGCCGGCTCCATGATTACCGTGGCCGGCCTGATCTTCTCGCTCACGCTGAGCACGCTGGCCCAGGTATCGAGCCAGTATACCTCGCGGGTGCTGCGCAACTTCATGCGTGACCGGACCAACCAGCTGATTCTGGGCTTCTTCGTCAGCATCTTCGCCTACTGCCTGATAGTGCTGCGCACCATCCGGGGCGGCGACGAGGGCCGGTTCATCCCGTCGCTGGCGGTGGGCGCGGGACTGGTGCTGGCGCTGCTGAGCATCGGGGTGCTGATTTTCTTTATCCACCACATGGCCTCCTCCATTCAGGCCGCCAACATCATCCGCAACGCCAGCCAGGAAACCGAGGCGGCCATCACGCGCCTGTTTCCGGAGGCGCTGGGCGGGCAGGCCAGCGCCGCCGAGGCCAGGCAGCTGCTGGAGCAGGCCGGCGAGCTGCGCTGGCAGCCCGTGCCGGCGCGCGCCACCGGCTACGTGCAGAGCATCAGCGAGGACAGCCTGCTGGCGCTGGCCCGGGAGCTGCAGGGCGTGGTGCGGCTCGAGCACGGCATCGGCGGCTTCGTGGCCCGGGGCGCGGCGCTGGTGTCGGTGGCCCGCTACGGCGCCCACCCCGCCCCGCTGCCCGACGAGTTGACCGGGCAAATCAACCAGCTATTCAGCCTGGGCAATCAGCGCACCATCGAGCAGGACGCCAGCTTTGGCCTGCGCCAGATCGTGGACATTGCCCTCAAGGCCCTGTCGCCGGGCATCAACGATACCACCACGGCCATCATCTGCGTCGACCACCTGGGGGCGCTGCTGGCGCTGCTGGCCGACCGGCAGCTGCCCGAGCCGCTGCGCGTGGCCGACCGCCAGGTGCGCGTGGTGGCGGTGCGGCCCTCGTTTGAGAAGATGGTAGCCACGGCCCTCGACCAGATCCGCATCAGCGCCGAGGCCAACCTGGGCGTGTACCTGCGGCTGCTGACGGCCCTGGCCACCGTGGCTCAGCGCACCGACCACCCGGAGCGCCGCGCCGCGCTGCGCCAGCAGGCCGACCTGGTAATGGCGGCGGCCGAGCGCACCCTCAGCACTGACTACGAGCGCCAGCAGGTGCGCGAGCGGCGCGCCGACCTGTTGCTGGGCTAA
- a CDS encoding cation:proton antiporter: MELYNTLSLLIVVAAVFGYLNYRFVKLPGVIGLMVLALVSSLAAIGLGKLGVGWVLQAGELVRGLDFNTILMDVMLSFLLFAGALHVDVGALGRQGVAIGTMATVGILLSTFLIGTAFYYLLPLFGQPIDYIYCLLFGVLISPTDPIAVLGILKEARIDKSLEIRIVGESLFNDGIAVVVFLSLFQIAQFGPERATAAVIGELFLVEAVGGIVLGAVLGYAAYWALRTIDNYQVEVMITLALVMGGTALAKALHTSGPLAIVVAGLIVGSEGRRLGMSDITREYLDKFWEILDEILNAVLFVLIGLEMLILDISRTTLLVGVVSIGLVLLARWVSVGVPLALLQRFYPFDRRTLRVLTWGGLRGGISVALALSLPESMPRDLLVGVTYVVVIFSIIVQGLSIGPLVKKMGLSTGPPPDDQSGH, from the coding sequence ATGGAACTCTACAACACCCTGTCGCTGCTCATTGTAGTGGCCGCCGTCTTCGGCTACCTAAACTACCGGTTCGTGAAGCTGCCGGGCGTCATCGGCCTGATGGTGCTGGCCCTGGTTTCCTCGCTGGCCGCCATCGGACTGGGCAAGCTGGGCGTGGGCTGGGTGCTGCAGGCCGGCGAGCTGGTGCGCGGCCTCGACTTCAATACCATCCTCATGGACGTGATGCTCAGCTTTCTGCTCTTTGCCGGGGCCCTGCACGTCGATGTGGGCGCGCTGGGCCGGCAGGGCGTAGCCATCGGCACCATGGCCACGGTGGGTATTCTGCTCTCCACGTTCCTGATCGGCACGGCTTTCTACTACCTGCTGCCGCTGTTCGGGCAGCCCATCGACTACATCTACTGCCTGCTGTTCGGGGTGCTCATCTCCCCCACCGACCCCATTGCTGTGCTGGGCATCCTCAAGGAAGCGCGCATCGACAAGTCGCTGGAAATCCGCATCGTGGGCGAGTCGCTGTTCAACGACGGCATTGCCGTGGTGGTGTTTCTGAGTTTGTTTCAGATTGCCCAGTTCGGGCCCGAGCGCGCCACGGCGGCCGTTATCGGAGAGCTGTTTCTGGTGGAGGCCGTGGGCGGCATCGTGCTGGGCGCGGTGCTGGGCTACGCCGCCTACTGGGCCCTGCGCACCATCGACAACTACCAGGTGGAGGTGATGATTACGCTGGCCTTGGTGATGGGCGGCACGGCCCTGGCCAAGGCCCTGCACACCTCCGGGCCGCTGGCCATTGTGGTGGCGGGCCTGATTGTGGGCAGTGAAGGCCGCCGCCTGGGTATGTCGGATATCACCCGCGAGTACCTCGACAAGTTCTGGGAAATTCTCGACGAGATTCTCAACGCCGTGCTGTTCGTGCTCATCGGCCTGGAAATGCTCATTCTTGATATAAGCCGCACCACGCTGCTGGTCGGGGTGGTGTCGATTGGGCTAGTGCTGCTGGCGCGCTGGGTATCGGTGGGCGTGCCGCTGGCGCTGCTGCAGCGCTTCTACCCCTTCGACCGCCGGACGCTGCGGGTGCTCACCTGGGGCGGGCTGCGGGGCGGCATTTCGGTGGCCCTGGCTCTGTCCTTGCCCGAGTCCATGCCCCGCGACCTGCTGGTGGGCGTCACGTACGTGGTGGTGATTTTCAGCATCATCGTGCAGGGCCTCAGCATCGGGCCGCTGGTCAAGAAGATGGGGTTGAGCACCGGCCCGCCCCCCGACGACCAGTCCGGCCACTAA
- a CDS encoding response regulator transcription factor encodes MSFSDFPAPASPLGAALPAAPASPLRLALVEDDATIRELLHRYLSACPEFHCVIIADSIEQLWRELALSLPPQLLLLDLSLPGQSGLQALPSLLARFPELQVLVQTTNDAADTIYQALRLGARGFVVKSATPLPAYRQALLDVAAGGAVMSPSVARKMLTHFTPVPSQQEYLLSDRERQVLEGLVAGRTEKQVAEQLGIGAATVRTYVVRLYNKLRVSNKAELLARATRGIL; translated from the coding sequence ATGTCCTTTTCCGATTTCCCCGCCCCCGCCTCGCCCCTGGGCGCGGCTCTGCCGGCGGCCCCCGCCAGCCCGCTGCGCCTGGCCCTCGTCGAGGATGATGCCACCATCCGTGAGCTGCTGCACCGCTACCTGAGCGCCTGCCCCGAGTTCCACTGCGTCATCATCGCCGACAGCATCGAGCAGCTCTGGCGCGAGCTGGCCCTGAGTTTGCCTCCCCAGCTGCTGCTGCTGGATTTGAGTTTGCCCGGCCAGAGCGGCCTGCAGGCGCTGCCGTCGCTGCTGGCCCGCTTTCCGGAACTGCAGGTGCTGGTGCAGACCACCAACGACGCGGCCGACACCATCTACCAGGCCCTGCGGCTGGGCGCGCGCGGCTTCGTGGTGAAAAGCGCCACCCCGCTGCCGGCCTACCGCCAGGCCCTGCTCGACGTGGCCGCCGGCGGGGCCGTGATGAGCCCCTCGGTGGCCCGTAAGATGCTCACTCACTTCACGCCCGTGCCCTCGCAGCAGGAGTACCTGCTCTCGGACCGGGAGCGGCAGGTACTCGAAGGGCTGGTGGCCGGCCGCACCGAGAAGCAGGTGGCCGAGCAGCTGGGCATCGGCGCGGCCACGGTGCGCACCTACGTCGTGCGCCTCTACAACAAGCTCCGCGTATCTAACAAGGCCGAGCTGCTGGCCCGCGCCACCCGGGGCATATTGTAG